DNA sequence from the Devosia lacusdianchii genome:
GTGGTCGCGTCCAGCCATTGGCCTATCGTCGTACAGGAAGGCTTCGCTCATGGCATCGCCATCGGCATCGGCGCTGTGATCAATTTCTTTGGCCACAAGCAGTTGACCTTCCGCCTTGCACCCACCGCGCGCCCGGCCGAGTAAAGCCGATCTTCATAGAAATGCGCTAACCCACTCCGAAGTTGGCTAGGGGATTTGAGCTGTGACTGCAAAGCGCGTTGTCATGACCACCATGCTTGGCAGCCTCGCGCTCGCCTTTCTAGCGGTTCTTGCGCTGGCGATCCTGCGCGAAGCGCCGGGGAGCAATTCCTATGCCGTACTGGCCGAGGGGTGGCTCAACGGCAGGTTCGACACCGACACCTGCTTCGATGGCGATTGCGCGCTCTACAACGGTCTCACCTACATCATCTTCCCGCCCCTGCCCGGGGTGATCACACTGCCCTTTGTGGCACTATTCGGCAGCGATTTTCGTTTCTTCACGGTGCTAGGCGCGCTGGCCTTTGCCGGCAGCGGGTGGCTGTGGTGGCAGATTTTTCGCCGGGAAACGGCGACGCGCGACGTAGCAATTCTACTGGTGCTGCTGACGCTGTTTGCGACACCGCTGGCCTTTGTGGTGTTGCGCGGCGACGGGGTTTGGTTCTTCGCCCAAAGCTGGGGCTTCCTGTTCTCCACCGCCGCACTCTATTGCGCGCTGGTACGCCGGAATGCGCTGCTGGCGGGCCTGTTCATTGGCATGGCGTTTCTCTGCCGGCAGATGACCATTCTCTACCTGCCGCTGCTCTACGTGCTGTTGCTTGAGGCCAACACCGCCTGGTACCGGATCGACATGGACGCCATTAAGCGCGCGCTGGCGCTGGCGGCGTTCCCTATCATCGCGCTGCTGGTGTATTTCGCCTATAATTACGCGCGTTTCGGCTCGCCGCTCGAGACGGGCTATTCCTACATCTTCCCGCTTGAATGGGAGGATGCCGACAGCGGCGGCCTCTTCTTGCGACTGCGAGTGCGCGAGCTGGGTATCTTCTCGCCCGACTATCTGCTGTTCAACGCCATCTACATGTTCATAGCCGGCCCGCATGTGGAGTTTGCCGGGCGCTACATGACTGAAATGGCGGGTTTCGATGTCAACGGGGCCTCGTTGTTCCTCGTAACGCCGGCACTCCTTTTGGCCTTTCTGGGCAAATGGGACAGGGCTTTCTGGTTCGGCCTTGCCACTTGCGGCGTCGTAATGGGGTTGACCCTGTTCTACCATTCCAATGGCTTTTCGCAGTATAGCGCCCAGCGCTATGCGCTGGACTGGTTGCCGATCCTGCTGGTGTTCCTCGGCCGTGCGGTCAAGGTGGAATGGACGGCGCCCTTCGCGCTGCTGCTCAGTTATGCGATGGGCGTCACACTGGCCATGATCGCCATTGGCGGGCTGCTGGCGCCCTAGTAGCCCTTGGCCTGAGCCATGCGGCCAGCGGCTCGGCCGAAGCCTACGCTGATCACGGCACGCATGGCGTCGCGAGCCTCGTCGGGGTTGCCGGCCTTGATCGCGGCCGCGATGCGGCCGTGGGCCTTGACGGTGGCATCCATCGCGTCGTCGTCCTCGACAGGAGAGCTGATGGTGAAGGCGGCCGTCAGGGCGAGTTCGACCAGGGCGCTGATCGAGGCCATGAAAGGATTGGCCGAGGCTTCGGCGACGGTGCGGTGGAACTCGAGATCGGTCCGGGCGAACTGCTCGGGTGTGGTTGCCTCGCCAAGGCGGTTGGCGCAATCGATCAGCGCCTCGGCCTGTTCGTCGGTGCGGCGCAGGGACGCGAGCGCGGCCGATTCGAGTTCGATGCCGATGCGGATTTCGGAGAGGCTGCGCAGGAATTCGACGTCCGGTCCGGTCTCGAAATGCCAGGCCAGAACATCGGCGTCGAAAAGGTTCCAGCGCCGGCGTGGCAGCACGCGCGTGCCGATTCGCGCGCGGGCCTCGATCATGCCCTTGGCGGCGAGCGTCTTGAGCGCTTCCCGCAATACGGTGCGGGAGACCGCGAAACGCTGCAGCAATTCGGTGTCCGAGGGCAGGATAGTGCCTTCCGGGTAATCGCCGGCGACGATGGCTACACCCAATTGCCAGAGCACCTGCGAATGCAGGTTTCGCATTGGTACGCGCCCCGCGATGGACGCGATCAGATCGCCCGACGTCCTTTCCCGCGCGTTTCGCGTGGCCATCGTATTCCCCCATTTTTTGTTGGCGGCGACCTAAGCACGTGACCAATAGTGTTACAATATGAATTGGACACGGCCTGACCGGCAGTGCTGGACAGCGGGCGCCGGCTTGGCGAGTGTAGCGGCAAAAGGATTCGCCCCATGAGTGCTGCTGCCAATCTCGATGCCGTTCTTGCCCAGGTCGATGCCAGCCTCGACCAGAGCCTGGAACGCCTGTACGCGCTGTTGCGCATCAAGTCGAT
Encoded proteins:
- a CDS encoding FadR/GntR family transcriptional regulator, whose protein sequence is MATRNARERTSGDLIASIAGRVPMRNLHSQVLWQLGVAIVAGDYPEGTILPSDTELLQRFAVSRTVLREALKTLAAKGMIEARARIGTRVLPRRRWNLFDADVLAWHFETGPDVEFLRSLSEIRIGIELESAALASLRRTDEQAEALIDCANRLGEATTPEQFARTDLEFHRTVAEASANPFMASISALVELALTAAFTISSPVEDDDAMDATVKAHGRIAAAIKAGNPDEARDAMRAVISVGFGRAAGRMAQAKGY